In one window of Bacteroidales bacterium DNA:
- a CDS encoding isoleucine--tRNA ligase, whose product MSKRFNEYKQLDLASINNEVLKWWEENKTFSKSLEVREGAPDFVFYEGPPSANGTPGIHHVMARTIKDLFCRYKTMQGFKVNRKAGWDTHGLPVELGVEKSLGIRKDDIGKKISIEEYNAHCKKDVMKYTDQWEELTQHMGYWVDMSDPYITYDNKYIESLWWLLKQLFEKGLLYKGYTIQPYSPAAGTGLSTHELNQPGCYRNVKDTTLTAQFKIIRNNESEFLFKHVDTDLFFLAWTTTPWTLPSNTALAVGENIEYSKILTFNPYTQQKITVILATERISAYFNEKGKDQDFSEWKPDAKIIPYKILETFTGKQLANIRYEQLIPWHKPENGDAFKVVIGDFVTTEDGTGIVHIAPSFGADDFRMSKTYGLASLTLVDKQGRFIEGCGEFSGRFVKQEYEDEQNKHPESVDVEIAIMLKKENKAFKIEKYEHSYPHCWRTDKPILYYPLDSWFIKTTAFKERMIELNKTINWQPPSTGSGRFGQWLENLLDWNLSRSRFWGTPLPVWATDDYSEMKCIGSVKELKDEIEKSLKAGFMKENPLQNFNENDYSIENYNQFDLHKPFVDNIILVSNSGKPMRRESDLIDVWFDSGAMPYAQWHYPFEHKDDFHKLFPADFIAEGVDQTRGWFFTLHAIAVMLFDSVAYKNIVSNGLVLDKNGNKMSKRLGNAVNPFEVLNNYGADVLRWYMITNSQPWDNLKFDMDGLEEVKRKFFGTLYNTYSFFALYANIDGFTTHEPNVPFEKRPEIDRWILSLLNTLIKNVKDSYEEYEPTRAGRLIQDFVMDHLSNWYVRLNRKRFWGGTMDDDKLAAYQTLYECLLQISKLMAPIAPFYSEKLFNDLHGCQLENVESVHHTFFPKYKAELVDSDLEDRMQLAQDITSLVLSLRRKVNIKVRQPLSKIMIPVLDKNFQTQIEKVKDIILTEVNVKELEFVDANSGIIVKKVKPNFKILGAKMGKHMKAFTNNLNSLSQHDIQQIEKQGFYIFNNEGESFTIRIDELEFLTQDMPGWLVASKGMLTVALDITVTDELKYEGIARELINRIQNIRKESGFEVTDKIIIQIEKHELVEKAVEKHKNYIASQTLALEVKILEKMEQNNLQHVEIDNNLEVKILVNKA is encoded by the coding sequence ACAGCTTGATTTAGCTTCTATTAACAATGAAGTTTTAAAATGGTGGGAAGAAAATAAAACTTTTAGCAAAAGCCTTGAAGTTCGCGAAGGTGCACCCGATTTTGTGTTTTACGAAGGACCTCCTTCAGCCAATGGTACTCCTGGCATTCATCATGTTATGGCACGAACTATTAAAGACTTATTTTGCAGGTATAAAACCATGCAAGGCTTTAAGGTAAATCGTAAAGCCGGTTGGGATACTCATGGATTACCCGTAGAACTTGGTGTAGAAAAATCATTAGGCATTCGCAAAGACGATATTGGTAAAAAAATCTCAATCGAAGAATACAATGCACATTGCAAAAAAGATGTAATGAAATATACCGACCAATGGGAAGAACTCACTCAACACATGGGATATTGGGTCGATATGTCCGATCCTTATATTACTTATGACAACAAATACATTGAATCATTGTGGTGGTTATTAAAACAATTGTTCGAAAAAGGATTATTGTACAAAGGATACACCATTCAACCTTATTCTCCCGCAGCTGGAACGGGTTTAAGTACACATGAACTTAATCAGCCCGGTTGTTATAGAAATGTAAAAGATACCACTTTAACAGCACAATTTAAGATTATTCGCAACAACGAATCAGAATTTTTATTCAAACATGTTGATACCGATTTATTTTTCTTAGCTTGGACAACAACTCCCTGGACCTTGCCTTCAAATACAGCCTTGGCAGTTGGCGAAAACATCGAATATTCAAAGATTTTAACTTTTAATCCCTATACACAACAAAAAATAACCGTTATTTTAGCTACTGAACGTATATCGGCTTATTTTAACGAAAAAGGTAAAGACCAAGATTTTTCAGAATGGAAACCAGACGCTAAAATAATTCCATACAAAATATTAGAAACATTCACGGGCAAACAATTAGCCAATATTCGATACGAACAACTAATTCCATGGCATAAGCCCGAAAATGGTGATGCGTTTAAAGTTGTAATTGGCGACTTTGTTACTACCGAAGATGGTACAGGCATTGTTCATATAGCCCCAAGCTTTGGTGCCGACGACTTTAGAATGTCTAAAACCTATGGTTTAGCTTCGTTAACCTTAGTTGATAAACAAGGACGTTTTATTGAAGGCTGCGGAGAATTTTCTGGCAGATTCGTAAAACAAGAGTATGAAGACGAACAAAATAAACACCCCGAATCGGTTGATGTTGAAATCGCTATCATGCTGAAGAAAGAAAACAAGGCTTTTAAAATTGAAAAATACGAACATAGCTATCCACATTGCTGGAGAACCGATAAGCCTATTCTTTATTATCCTCTCGATTCTTGGTTTATAAAAACGACTGCTTTTAAGGAACGAATGATAGAACTTAATAAAACTATCAATTGGCAACCTCCCTCAACCGGATCCGGACGTTTTGGACAATGGCTAGAAAACCTACTCGACTGGAACTTGTCACGTTCACGCTTTTGGGGAACTCCACTCCCTGTATGGGCTACCGACGATTATAGCGAAATGAAATGCATCGGCTCAGTTAAAGAATTAAAAGACGAAATTGAGAAATCGTTGAAAGCCGGCTTTATGAAAGAAAACCCATTACAAAATTTTAATGAAAACGATTACTCAATAGAAAACTATAATCAGTTCGATTTACACAAACCATTTGTAGACAATATAATATTAGTTTCAAATTCGGGTAAACCCATGCGACGCGAATCGGACTTAATAGACGTATGGTTCGATTCTGGTGCAATGCCTTATGCACAATGGCATTATCCATTTGAACATAAAGACGATTTTCATAAATTATTTCCTGCCGATTTTATTGCTGAAGGAGTTGACCAAACTCGAGGATGGTTTTTTACTTTGCATGCTATTGCCGTAATGTTATTCGATTCGGTTGCTTACAAAAATATAGTATCGAATGGACTTGTACTAGATAAAAACGGCAATAAAATGTCGAAACGATTAGGTAATGCTGTTAATCCATTTGAGGTACTCAATAACTATGGAGCCGATGTATTACGTTGGTACATGATTACTAATTCTCAACCTTGGGACAACCTTAAATTTGATATGGATGGGCTGGAAGAAGTGAAACGAAAATTTTTTGGAACATTATACAATACTTATTCTTTCTTTGCCCTTTATGCTAATATCGATGGATTTACCACCCATGAACCTAATGTACCATTCGAAAAACGACCAGAAATCGATCGGTGGATTCTTTCTTTACTTAATACACTTATTAAAAATGTTAAAGATAGTTACGAAGAGTACGAACCAACACGAGCTGGACGTTTAATTCAAGATTTTGTAATGGATCATTTGAGCAATTGGTATGTTCGTTTAAACCGTAAACGTTTTTGGGGTGGTACCATGGACGATGATAAATTAGCAGCATACCAAACATTATACGAATGTCTGCTACAAATTTCAAAATTAATGGCTCCCATTGCTCCTTTTTATTCCGAAAAACTCTTTAATGATTTACATGGTTGTCAGTTAGAAAATGTAGAATCGGTACATCACACTTTTTTCCCAAAGTACAAAGCCGAATTAGTTGACAGTGATCTCGAAGATCGCATGCAATTGGCTCAAGATATTACTTCGCTGGTCTTATCATTACGTAGAAAAGTAAATATTAAAGTACGCCAACCTTTAAGCAAAATTATGATTCCTGTGCTCGACAAAAACTTCCAAACCCAAATTGAAAAAGTAAAAGATATTATTTTAACAGAAGTAAATGTTAAAGAATTAGAGTTTGTTGATGCCAATTCTGGTATCATTGTAAAAAAAGTAAAACCCAATTTTAAAATCTTGGGTGCTAAAATGGGTAAGCACATGAAGGCTTTTACTAACAACTTAAACAGTCTTTCACAGCACGATATTCAACAGATTGAAAAGCAAGGTTTTTATATATTTAATAACGAAGGAGAATCTTTTACTATTCGTATCGATGAACTAGAGTTTTTAACTCAAGATATGCCGGGATGGCTTGTCGCTTCAAAAGGTATGCTTACCGTAGCACTCGATATTACTGTTACAGATGAGCTTAAATACGAAGGTATAGCACGCGAACTCATAAATAGAATTCAAAATATACGAAAAGAAAGTGGTTTTGAAGTTACCGATAAAATTATTATTCAGATTGAAAAGCATGAATTAGTTGAAAAGGCTGTTGAAAAGCACAAAAACTATATTGCATCTCAAACTTTAGCATTAGAAGTAAAAATTTTAGAAAAAATGGAACAAAATAACTTACAACACGTAGAAATCGATAATAATTTAGAAGTAAAAATTTTAGTTAATAAAGCATAA
- a CDS encoding TraR/DksA family transcriptional regulator: MSEKTRYSDEELQEFKELILEKLEKAKKDYELLKQALNNTDGNDTSDTSPTFKALEEGASVLSKEEVGRLAQRQLKFIQHLEAALVRIENKTYGICRETGKLIPKERLRAVPHATLSIEAKNNQNK, from the coding sequence ATGTCAGAAAAAACTAGATATTCAGACGAAGAGCTTCAGGAATTTAAAGAACTGATTCTTGAAAAGCTCGAAAAAGCAAAAAAAGACTATGAACTTTTAAAACAAGCTTTAAATAATACAGATGGCAACGACACCAGCGATACTTCTCCAACATTCAAAGCATTAGAAGAAGGGGCGTCTGTATTATCAAAAGAAGAAGTAGGTCGTTTAGCACAACGTCAGCTAAAATTTATTCAGCATTTAGAAGCTGCTTTAGTACGTATCGAAAACAAAACATATGGTATTTGCCGCGAAACAGGAAAACTTATTCCTAAAGAACGTTTACGTGCAGTTCCACATGCTACTTTAAGTATCGAAGCAAAAAACAATCAAAACAAGTAA
- a CDS encoding outer membrane beta-barrel protein → MKKLFFILAIYFLSANLIAQKDTTTFSFGKSKVIIISDKSDTSTKSIVVNDSIHKQKTKHKKKFNGRWSAIEIGFNGYLTNNHSFSLPNQINYLELNHVKSINFNVNLFEWNIGLYKNYIGLVSGLGLGFNNYQFEKNIHLNIDTTYLDYTIDNTNKYKKNKLLISNLRIPMMLEFHIPVNDQKDKIYLSAGLIGSLRIGSHIKQVYFVDGDRQTNKEYHSYYLNPLAYSVQLRIGFNKLGFYFDYQLSELFKNEKGPVLHPWAAGLSFCF, encoded by the coding sequence ATGAAAAAGTTATTCTTTATTTTAGCGATCTATTTTTTAAGTGCAAATCTTATTGCTCAAAAAGACACCACTACTTTTTCTTTTGGAAAAAGCAAAGTTATTATCATTTCAGACAAATCTGATACATCAACTAAAAGTATTGTAGTAAACGATAGCATCCATAAACAAAAAACTAAACATAAAAAGAAATTTAATGGTCGTTGGAGTGCTATTGAAATTGGTTTCAATGGATACCTAACGAACAACCATTCGTTTTCTTTACCTAATCAAATAAATTATTTAGAGCTCAATCATGTTAAGTCTATTAATTTTAATGTAAACCTATTTGAATGGAATATTGGCTTATATAAAAATTACATAGGTTTAGTTTCTGGATTAGGACTTGGATTTAATAATTATCAATTTGAAAAAAATATTCATTTAAATATTGATACTACTTATCTTGATTATACTATTGATAATACAAATAAATATAAAAAGAATAAGTTGTTAATTAGCAATTTAAGAATACCAATGATGCTTGAATTTCATATACCTGTTAATGATCAAAAAGATAAAATATATTTAAGTGCTGGGCTAATCGGTTCTCTACGAATTGGTTCGCATATTAAACAAGTATATTTTGTAGATGGCGATCGTCAAACCAACAAAGAATATCATAGCTATTATTTAAATCCTTTGGCCTATTCTGTTCAACTTCGAATTGGATTTAACAAACTTGGCTTTTATTTTGACTATCAGTTATCGGAATTATTTAAAAACGAAAAGGGTCCCGTTTTACATCCTTGGGCTGCCGGTCTTTCGTTTTGTTTCTAG
- a CDS encoding RNA polymerase sigma factor — translation MTVAEYNKTVDLYADALYRFVLKNIKNKEKAEDIVQDSFEKLWKNKDNIDALKAKSYLFTTAYHGFIDIIRKEKRLTPFEQEHENNTYQSPNPDIQEILHKAIDNLPTDQKAVVLLRDYEGYSYKEISEITGLSESQVKVYIFRARNYLKNYIGNITVLI, via the coding sequence ATGACCGTTGCAGAATACAATAAAACTGTTGATTTATATGCAGATGCACTATATCGCTTTGTGCTCAAGAACATAAAAAATAAAGAAAAGGCAGAAGATATTGTTCAAGATAGTTTTGAAAAATTATGGAAAAATAAAGACAATATAGATGCACTCAAAGCTAAATCATATCTGTTTACAACAGCTTATCATGGTTTTATTGACATTATTAGAAAAGAAAAACGATTAACTCCTTTTGAACAAGAGCATGAAAACAATACTTATCAAAGTCCTAATCCCGATATACAAGAAATTCTCCATAAAGCAATTGATAATTTGCCTACCGACCAAAAAGCTGTAGTTTTACTAAGAGATTACGAAGGTTATTCGTATAAAGAAATTAGCGAAATTACAGGACTTTCGGAATCACAAGTAAAAGTTTATATATTTAGAGCAAGAAACTATCTAAAAAATTATATTGGTAACATTACTGTACTAATTTAA
- a CDS encoding serine hydroxymethyltransferase, whose product MEKDALIFNLIEEEYQRQLNGIELIASENFVSPYVLQAMGSVMTNKYAEGYPGRRYYGGCEVVDKSEQLAIDRLKELFGAEYANVQPHSGAQANAAVMLAVLKPGDTFLGLDLAHGGHLTHGSPVNYSGLLYKPVAYQVREDTGMVDYDQMEKLALEHKPKLIVAGASAYSRDWDFARMRAIADKVGALLMADIAHPAGLIAAKELNNPFPHCHIVTSTTHKTLRGPRGGIILIGKDFPNPWGYTTPKGEVKMMSALIDSAVFPGTQGGPLEHVIAAKAVAFGEALLPSYKQYIQQVRKNAKAMAEAFLAKGYKIISGGTDNHLMLIDLRTKFPEITGKQVENTLVRAHITINKNMVPFDSRSPFQTSGIRVGTPAITTRGLKEEHMPIIVDFIDTIISSINNEDVITKIGGDVKDMMAKFPLFAW is encoded by the coding sequence ATGGAAAAAGATGCACTCATTTTTAATTTAATCGAAGAAGAATATCAACGCCAGTTAAATGGTATAGAATTGATTGCTTCCGAAAACTTTGTTAGTCCTTATGTTTTACAAGCAATGGGCTCTGTAATGACGAATAAATATGCCGAAGGATACCCTGGACGTCGTTATTACGGCGGATGCGAAGTAGTCGACAAGTCAGAACAATTAGCTATAGATAGATTAAAGGAATTATTTGGAGCCGAATATGCCAATGTTCAACCGCACTCAGGTGCACAAGCTAATGCTGCTGTAATGTTGGCTGTGTTAAAACCGGGCGATACCTTCTTAGGCTTAGACTTGGCTCATGGCGGACACTTAACACACGGTTCTCCTGTTAATTATTCCGGTCTCTTATACAAACCCGTTGCATACCAAGTTCGTGAAGATACAGGCATGGTCGATTATGACCAAATGGAAAAACTTGCACTGGAACATAAACCCAAATTAATTGTTGCAGGTGCTTCGGCTTATAGTCGCGATTGGGATTTTGCTCGTATGCGTGCTATTGCCGATAAAGTAGGGGCATTACTCATGGCCGATATTGCTCATCCTGCTGGGTTAATTGCTGCCAAAGAATTAAACAATCCATTTCCTCATTGTCATATTGTAACTTCTACAACTCATAAAACATTGCGTGGTCCTCGTGGCGGTATAATTTTAATCGGTAAGGATTTTCCAAATCCTTGGGGATATACTACACCCAAAGGTGAAGTAAAAATGATGTCGGCATTAATTGATTCAGCTGTTTTCCCTGGTACACAAGGTGGTCCACTCGAACACGTTATTGCTGCTAAAGCTGTTGCATTTGGCGAAGCATTACTACCAAGCTATAAGCAATATATTCAACAAGTTCGCAAAAATGCTAAAGCAATGGCCGAAGCCTTTTTAGCTAAAGGATATAAGATCATTTCTGGTGGAACAGATAATCACTTAATGTTAATTGACTTAAGAACAAAATTCCCCGAAATTACTGGTAAACAAGTTGAAAATACATTGGTTCGTGCTCATATTACTATTAATAAAAATATGGTACCATTCGATAGCCGTTCGCCATTCCAAACATCGGGAATTCGTGTCGGAACCCCTGCTATAACTACTCGCGGATTAAAAGAAGAGCATATGCCAATTATTGTTGACTTTATTGATACCATCATTTCGAGTATCAACAACGAAGATGTAATTACTAAAATAGGAGGTGATGTTAAAGATATGATGGCTAAGTTCCCACTTTTTGCTTGGTAA